The DNA segment CTGAAATCATGAAATTCTCCGGCAGATATTTATATTCATTTTAATAGAAGCAAAAATGGTTGTCAAGGATAAATTTGTCGTGAAACCCTTAGAGGTGTTATTCCTTATATGACAACGAAACCAAGAAATGGAACAAAGTCAGGGACAAGTCAAGTCAAAATAATATTGATTTTGAGGACGGGTAGTGATAAGATGTCTGACAATACAAAATATAAAGGAGAGCCCAATGGCAAAAAAAATACTGATCATAACTGGTGTGGTCGTCCTTTTAATGCTTATCGGCCTGGCAGCCATTGCCCGGTTCTATATGCGGGGGCCGGATTTGAGCAAGTACCAGCATTTGAAAGACCCGCAGATCTCGCAGAAGGCGGATCAGAAGATGCTGCAGGTGGAGGCAATCGGCGATCCCAATACGATTGGCATGAAGACCTTTGCCATGTTATTCAAAGCCTATTACCAGAATGTCAAGGCCAAAGGAATGGTGGCGCCGCTGGCCCGCTGGCTGAAACCGTTTGACACGCCGGTGAACCAGTGGGTGGGCCAGTACGGCCTTCCAGTGCCGGAAACGCTGGTCAAACTTGAAAATACCCCACAGCAGCCGGGGTATGAAGTGTCCCTGACTGTCTGGCAGTATGGAGAGGTGGCCGAGATACTGCACATCGGGCCTTATTCCACCGAGGGGGCTACAATTGAAAAACTGAAATCGTTTATCGCCGCCAGCGGATATCAGATCGCTGGCTCGCACGAAGAAGAATACTTAAAGGGGCCGGGCATGTTCGGCAAGGGGAATCCCAATAAATATTGCACTCTCATCCGCTACCGGGTGGTGAAGCAGGTGCCGGAAGACGCGGTTGTAAGACGTAAGAAATAATGAAGAATATCAACGGAAAAGCCCTCCCGGTAACGGGAGGGCTTTTCTATGTTTTAATACAAACGCATTATATTTCTTGAGCATTACCGGGTGGCAATGCTGAAAATACGGGTGTTTCGGGGCCAACTATCGCGATTTATGTCATTTTATTTAACTCGTTTGTATTAGTAGTGGTCATCTGAGTAAGAAGGTTTAACGCTTCGGCATCAGCGGCGCGCGAAGCGCGTCCGTTGCATGCCGTTGTTAGA comes from the candidate division TA06 bacterium genome and includes:
- a CDS encoding GyrI-like domain-containing protein, whose protein sequence is MAKKILIITGVVVLLMLIGLAAIARFYMRGPDLSKYQHLKDPQISQKADQKMLQVEAIGDPNTIGMKTFAMLFKAYYQNVKAKGMVAPLARWLKPFDTPVNQWVGQYGLPVPETLVKLENTPQQPGYEVSLTVWQYGEVAEILHIGPYSTEGATIEKLKSFIAASGYQIAGSHEEEYLKGPGMFGKGNPNKYCTLIRYRVVKQVPEDAVVRRKK